One window from the genome of Methylophaga thalassica encodes:
- the hisG gene encoding ATP phosphoribosyltransferase produces MSDTLTLALSKGRIFKETLPLLAAAGIVPVDDPETSRKLILDTNLPDVKLIIVRASDVPTYVEYGGADIGVAGKDVLMEHPHAELYEPVDLKIARCKLMTAGKPDVDPSSGRLRVATKFVESTRRFYAEKGEQVEIIKLYGSMELAPLVGLADRIVDVVDTGNTLRANGLIPMEHIADISSRLVVNKASMKMKHKRMQSFIEHIRDAVREQNND; encoded by the coding sequence ATGTCTGATACGTTGACGCTTGCTTTATCAAAAGGACGCATTTTCAAAGAAACCTTACCTTTACTTGCAGCAGCAGGAATTGTGCCCGTTGATGATCCTGAAACCAGCCGTAAACTGATTCTTGATACCAACCTGCCTGATGTAAAATTGATTATTGTCAGGGCTTCTGATGTGCCTACCTATGTTGAATACGGCGGTGCTGATATTGGAGTGGCGGGTAAAGATGTTTTGATGGAACATCCGCACGCTGAACTATATGAACCTGTTGATTTGAAAATCGCGCGCTGTAAATTAATGACAGCGGGTAAGCCCGATGTTGATCCGAGCTCTGGTAGATTGCGTGTAGCCACCAAATTTGTTGAGAGTACTCGCCGTTTCTATGCTGAAAAAGGCGAGCAAGTTGAAATTATCAAGCTCTATGGTTCAATGGAGCTGGCTCCGTTGGTTGGTCTGGCAGACCGAATCGTTGACGTAGTCGATACCGGTAACACCTTACGTGCTAACGGTTTGATTCCGATGGAACATATTGCGGATATAAGTTCTAGATTAGTGGTCAATAAAGCATCGATGAAAATGAAACATAAACGAATGCAATCTTTTATTGAACACATTAGAGACGCGGTTAGAGAACAAAACAATGATTGA
- the murA gene encoding UDP-N-acetylglucosamine 1-carboxyvinyltransferase has protein sequence MDKLIISGGVALDGEIRISGAKNAALPILMGALLADSAVRIGNVPHLHDITTTLELLGRMGVTLTVDERSGVVIDPTTLTDTEAAYDLVKTMRASILVLGPLLAKYGKADVSLPGGCAIGSRPVDLHLRGLQQMGADIRVENGYIRATSGKGLKGAHIFMDQVTVTGTENLMMAATLAQGTTTIENAAREPEVVDLANYLNQMGAKISGIGTATLVIEGVKSLSGTKYQILPDRIETGTYLVAAALTRGRVKLKDTDANQLESVLLKLEEAGASISVGDDWISLDMHGNRPKAVNIRTAPYPAFPTDMQAQFTALNSIAEGQATIVETVFENRFMHVQEMQRMGANLQIEGNTVVCKGRDYLTAAPVMATDLRASACLVLAALVAEGETVVERIYHIDRGYECIEEKLQQLGAKIRRIPSSARSDNV, from the coding sequence ATGGACAAATTGATTATTAGTGGCGGTGTAGCACTAGACGGTGAAATACGTATATCAGGTGCTAAGAATGCTGCATTACCCATTTTAATGGGGGCATTACTGGCTGACTCTGCTGTGCGTATCGGTAATGTGCCACATTTGCATGATATTACCACTACACTTGAGTTACTCGGTCGCATGGGGGTCACACTTACCGTTGATGAACGGTCTGGTGTTGTTATTGACCCAACTACCTTGACTGACACCGAAGCGGCCTATGATCTTGTCAAAACCATGCGAGCTTCTATTCTGGTGCTTGGGCCGTTATTAGCAAAATATGGCAAAGCAGACGTATCACTTCCTGGTGGCTGCGCTATTGGTTCACGTCCGGTCGATCTACATCTGCGTGGCTTACAGCAAATGGGTGCAGACATACGTGTTGAAAATGGTTATATCCGTGCCACAAGTGGTAAGGGGTTGAAAGGGGCGCATATTTTCATGGATCAGGTTACCGTTACCGGTACTGAGAATTTGATGATGGCGGCCACTTTAGCGCAAGGTACTACCACCATTGAAAATGCAGCGAGAGAGCCGGAAGTCGTCGATCTAGCCAATTATCTGAATCAAATGGGGGCAAAAATATCTGGCATCGGAACCGCCACACTTGTGATTGAGGGTGTTAAGTCATTATCAGGTACCAAATATCAGATATTACCAGACCGCATTGAAACAGGTACTTATCTCGTTGCAGCCGCATTGACCCGTGGACGTGTCAAGTTAAAAGATACTGATGCCAATCAATTAGAGTCTGTTTTGTTAAAGCTTGAAGAGGCTGGGGCATCCATCAGTGTCGGTGATGACTGGATTTCTCTCGACATGCATGGCAACAGACCTAAAGCTGTGAATATTAGAACAGCACCATATCCAGCTTTCCCTACGGATATGCAGGCTCAGTTCACTGCGTTGAATAGTATTGCTGAAGGCCAGGCCACTATTGTTGAAACGGTTTTTGAAAACCGCTTTATGCATGTGCAAGAAATGCAACGAATGGGGGCAAACTTACAAATCGAAGGTAACACTGTTGTCTGTAAGGGGCGTGATTACCTGACAGCTGCGCCAGTAATGGCAACTGATTTACGTGCATCTGCCTGTCTGGTTCTTGCTGCTTTGGTTGCCGAGGGTGAAACGGTAGTAGAGCGTATTTACCACATCGATCGTGGCTACGAATGTATTGAAGAGAAGTTGCAGCAGTTAGGCGCGAAGATTCGTCGTATTCCGAGCTCTGCGAGGTCAGATAATGTCTGA
- a CDS encoding BolA family protein, translating to MKASDIKQMIEAGLPDAEVQVFGDDGQHFDARVVSPSFAGKTLVQQHKMVKETLGDKFTSGEIHALSLKTSAA from the coding sequence ATGAAAGCATCTGATATTAAACAAATGATTGAAGCCGGATTACCTGATGCCGAAGTACAGGTATTTGGTGATGATGGACAGCACTTTGATGCTCGCGTCGTCAGTCCATCTTTTGCAGGTAAAACTTTAGTACAACAACATAAAATGGTGAAAGAAACGCTGGGAGATAAATTTACCAGTGGTGAAATTCACGCTCTATCATTAAAAACTTCTGCGGCCTAG
- a CDS encoding STAS domain-containing protein, which yields MSELFAIKYEEHSKRFVVTGEMTLESAKIALIESKGVFDAVNDIEIDLQHVTQADSAGLALLVDWMRAAKKAKKSIAFKHLPEQMDAIAKASGLDELLPLK from the coding sequence ATGAGCGAATTGTTTGCTATCAAATACGAAGAGCACTCTAAGCGTTTTGTAGTGACCGGAGAGATGACACTTGAGTCAGCAAAGATTGCTTTAATAGAATCAAAAGGTGTCTTCGATGCGGTAAACGACATTGAAATTGATTTACAACATGTCACTCAGGCTGACAGCGCAGGTTTGGCTTTACTAGTAGATTGGATGAGAGCAGCTAAAAAAGCCAAGAAATCAATCGCATTCAAGCATTTACCTGAACAGATGGACGCTATTGCTAAAGCATCTGGCTTAGATGAATTGCTGCCACTAAAATAA
- a CDS encoding MlaC/ttg2D family ABC transporter substrate-binding protein codes for MNTKMISKYILSLMAGFFLATSLTVSADSMPVPQALVKNASDEMLKALKDNKAELNQNPDKIYSLVEQILMPYFDFEKMSKLALGKNWRQLDNEQRVKFVEEFRLLLIRTYSTAMLEYTNEEIRLLPFRDDVSRKRVTVPMEVVQPAGPPIPMSLALYENDDNAWKVYDVKIDGVSLVTNYRSSFATQIRNKGVDNLISDLADRNAKLKS; via the coding sequence ATGAACACGAAAATGATAAGCAAATATATTTTGTCTCTGATGGCAGGCTTTTTTCTTGCAACAAGTTTAACGGTTTCGGCGGATAGTATGCCTGTGCCTCAAGCATTGGTTAAAAATGCATCCGATGAAATGTTAAAAGCACTGAAAGATAATAAAGCTGAGCTAAACCAGAACCCGGATAAGATTTACTCGTTAGTCGAACAAATTCTTATGCCGTATTTTGATTTTGAAAAAATGTCCAAACTGGCTTTGGGTAAAAACTGGCGCCAGCTAGATAATGAACAACGAGTTAAATTCGTTGAAGAGTTCCGACTGCTACTTATCAGAACCTATTCAACCGCTATGCTTGAATATACAAATGAAGAAATCCGCTTGTTACCTTTCCGTGATGATGTCTCCAGAAAACGGGTGACTGTGCCTATGGAAGTCGTTCAACCAGCAGGTCCTCCGATTCCTATGTCATTGGCGTTGTATGAAAATGATGACAATGCATGGAAAGTTTATGACGTGAAAATTGATGGCGTAAGTTTAGTCACAAATTACCGCTCAAGCTTTGCTACACAGATTCGTAACAAAGGTGTTGATAATCTGATCAGTGATTTAGCTGACCGTAATGCAAAATTAAAATCATGA
- the mlaD gene encoding outer membrane lipid asymmetry maintenance protein MlaD gives MMQSKSTEITVGMFVAAGIAALFMLAMKVSNLGDLTEEKGYQVTAEFGNIGGLKVRSPVTMAGVRVGRVADISLDPKTFDAKVTLNIYPQFDNIPLDTSASIYTAGLLGEQYIGLVAGAEDESLKNGDVITLTQPALVLEQVIGQFLYSKAEGNE, from the coding sequence ATGATGCAGAGTAAGAGTACTGAAATTACTGTTGGAATGTTTGTCGCGGCGGGTATTGCTGCGTTATTTATGCTGGCAATGAAAGTGAGCAACCTCGGTGACTTAACGGAAGAAAAGGGATACCAGGTAACAGCTGAGTTTGGAAATATTGGTGGTTTAAAAGTTCGCTCACCGGTCACGATGGCAGGAGTGAGAGTGGGACGTGTTGCTGATATCAGTCTTGATCCAAAGACATTTGATGCCAAAGTCACACTTAATATTTATCCCCAGTTTGATAATATTCCGCTCGATACATCAGCCAGTATCTACACTGCTGGATTATTAGGTGAGCAATACATTGGTCTGGTTGCTGGTGCTGAAGATGAATCTTTAAAAAATGGCGATGTCATAACACTTACTCAACCAGCACTGGTTCTTGAACAAGTTATCGGCCAGTTTTTATACAGTAAAGCTGAAGGCAACGAATAA
- the mlaE gene encoding lipid asymmetry maintenance ABC transporter permease subunit MlaE, translating to MINYIRSLGRWGLGSFERLGRAHLLLVAMLAGIPGLFLRFSLVIQQLFSIGVLSVMLILVSGLFVGMVLGLQGYNTLVDFGAEESLGVMVSLSLVRELGPVVSALLFAGRAGSALTAEIGLMKSTEQLSGMEMMAVDPIKRIIAPRFLAGIISMPLLAAIFSAVGVLGGFLVGHGLLGVDDGAFWSQMQAKTDLFEDIFNGVIKSVVFGLVVTWIALFEGYDAVPTSEGVGRATTRTVVHSAFAILGLDFVLTALMFGD from the coding sequence ATGATAAACTATATTCGAAGTCTTGGACGATGGGGACTCGGCTCATTCGAACGTCTTGGACGTGCCCACCTATTATTAGTGGCGATGTTAGCAGGCATACCTGGTCTGTTTTTGAGGTTTTCGCTCGTTATACAACAGTTATTTTCGATCGGTGTTCTTTCGGTGATGCTGATCCTGGTTTCTGGTTTATTTGTCGGTATGGTACTCGGACTGCAAGGGTATAATACGCTTGTCGATTTTGGTGCAGAAGAGTCACTTGGTGTCATGGTTTCTCTGTCTCTGGTAAGAGAGCTCGGACCTGTAGTCAGTGCTCTATTGTTCGCTGGTCGTGCAGGTTCTGCACTCACTGCCGAAATAGGCCTGATGAAAAGTACAGAGCAGTTGTCAGGTATGGAAATGATGGCTGTTGACCCAATAAAGCGAATTATTGCTCCCCGTTTCTTGGCTGGGATTATCTCGATGCCTTTACTCGCTGCCATTTTTAGTGCTGTGGGTGTGTTGGGGGGCTTTTTGGTCGGTCATGGCTTGCTCGGCGTTGACGATGGCGCTTTTTGGTCTCAGATGCAGGCCAAAACAGACTTATTTGAAGATATTTTTAATGGCGTGATCAAAAGTGTCGTATTTGGTCTTGTTGTTACATGGATTGCCTTATTTGAAGGGTATGATGCGGTGCCAACGTCAGAAGGTGTTGGTAGAGCGACAACTCGTACAGTAGTACATTCAGCCTTTGCTATCTTGGGACTGGACTTTGTACTGACTGCGTTGATGTTTGGAGATTAG